The Aedes albopictus strain Foshan chromosome 2, AalbF5, whole genome shotgun sequence region TCCCCCCAAAAGTGAAGAAGAAGAGAAAAAGGAGCGGAGTAGCAATTAAGTCCCTCTGATGGATACTTTCTTTTAGTTAACAAATTTAGACTCGCTAAATTTCAAATTTCGTTGGTTGCAGAATAGGAACCAAAATATAAATGACTGCTTATATTGAGCCCGGACGTTTCGGAATACCAAGGTGGGAACTGATTTGCAATGCTTCAGAGAGGCAAATGTTATGTGTTTAATCAGAAAATCTAAATGAATTATCTGTTTTAATGATAATCTTAAAAACTACTGTTGTTTACTGCTACCAACTTACCAAACAAAGAGAATATACGGAATATCATAACAGAACCGGATACCAGCGCTCTACGCAGTTACGTCCACCATGCGGATCACATCTTCTCGTATGTTTCCTTATGACCGCACGTTTCACAAGTTCTCGTATAGGTGTCCTCTTCCTCGTTGTACACTTCTCCATCTCCCCAGCTATGCTGATGGGCCTGCGACGTCTTATCGTATAAACTGCTCCGAACGTCCATCCGCAGCTCTTTGAGTCGTTTGTTGTACTTCTTGACCTTGGTGATCTCTCGCTTCTCCTCCCTCAGCTCCTTTTCTTTGATGAGATTCTCCTCCGATCCCCACACCTCCAACGCTCTCTCCTCCACCTGGATATGCAAATACAGCTTCATCTCTCCCCAGCGCACGTTATGCGGATTCTTCCTACTGATGAACTTCAGCATCGGTTCCCGCTTATCCAGGTCGCAATCCTTCAGCAAATATTCCTGCTTTGCCTCTGTCCTCGTGATCAACGAATGCTTCCCATCAGAATCTCGACATGCATCGCAAACCTTATAGTCGAACGTGGCCATCAAGTACGAGTCCGCAAAGCGATCCCCACAGTCCAAGCACTCATCGTACTCGATCGGAATCGGAACCGAATCCTTTTCCACTTCCTTCTCGTCGACCGCGGGTTCCTGCTCCTGCGGATCCACACAAGTCCGCTGTTCAATCAGGAAACCTCCACCACTGTCGATGTACTTGGTTCCGGATACTTTTATCACATTTCCCACGGCTACGGCCGTTTCCTGGGGGCGTTGTGGCTTATCAGTACCagcaccaccgccgccgccgccatagGGATGCGCTGTTAGGCGCGCTTGGCGAAGGCTAAGGGCGCGCTTACGATTGGCTTCTATTCGACGGCGATCCGCTTCGGACAGGTCACTTCCACCGGCGTCGCTCATGGCTATGATTGTTGCATAGACGAATACAGGAAAATCTTCACAAAAATTTCCAACACAAGTTTTTTCCTGATCACAAAGTGAACAAAATTTTATATATGTACTGAACACGCTAAGCTTATTGCACAAAGATTGCGTTCGCCTAACATGGGTTTTACCGCTACCACCGGCAGCACTGGTCCTATCTGTCACACTGATTCAGTTTCGCTCTCTCCGAAGACGTTTCTCTCTCGAGACTGTTTTGAGCTGAGCGGAAAAAATGACAGCAGTATTGGGAAtaactctggagctcgatttgaataggtcgtatgtgcttttgtcgattaaaaattcgatcagttggattcgcttattatagcggaaaccgttgaaattgagcaaagttgatacatacagcagaatcctcacaaaacaggatttctgttccatcattaaaagtttgcaaaacatctgcaatattgctacaatgactaaaataaactgatcgaattttatatcgacaaaagcacatacgacctattcaaatcgagctccagaactgCAAAATTAATCGAATAATATTTCAATATTGACTTTTTGTTTTtagttctggagctcgatttgaataggtcgtatgtgcttttgtcgatataaaattcgatcagtttattttagtcattgtagcaatattgcagatgttttgcaaacttttaatgatggaacagaaatcctgttttgtgaggattctgctgtatgtatcaactttgctcaatttcaacggtttccgctataataagcgaatccaactgatcgaatttttaatcgacaaaagcacatacgacctattcaaatcgagctccagagttttttccagagaaaataggtagagaagcgaagagtgtgaagccaaaaataccttatcgaaccgtcaaactggtatcctatcgaacaaaatcaacaaaccttaacGATTGCCGAATAATTCAAGATAAGTATTGCgatcatttgaaacatttttttaacaatattttcaaatatcAAGGATTTTACTGTAAATAACAATGATTCCTTAAATTGATGAACATTGATCCTTTTTGGAATACAATTTAGATGACttcttgttaataaatcaacTGCATAAATAATTTTCTATTGCAGTACACGAGAAAGACGCTACCCTCgtaaggtggattaatctgttttttggCAGTTGCCAACATCCTAgtaatgaaatcaaaacagaaaaagtgttgccattcagacggctgttcactcttcgcttctctacctattttctctggttttttcatgtatttttttaacgtttgctaattcaagaccaacaattgaaaaggccgcatcaacattgcgtaaaaaaacaccacagagaaacagacgtcacactctaatcgcttcccatcgattatctttttaacggttgattcaaatattcaatagttgcacaaacagacgtatcacgtGCAACAAAATgcgattgaaatcatcgtcacaaaagcatAATCAGTTGTTCTCCAGTATCTGAGAGAGTCGGACGTATATTTTTCGCTGTCAATCGACTACAGTGGTTTGCCGCTAATGGCGGTTATCGGGCATCGGGAAAACACTTTTAAAGTGGATTTCTCGAACTTCAAATCTCGCCCTTCGTTTAAGAAAATACACCATTTTCTTCATGAAGAGATCGGTTTACGTCGTGAACAAATCAAACGGCTGCAGATGAATCATGCAAAGAACTGTGCCTACGTTAAGTGCTCCAACCAGAAAATCGCTGAAGATGTCGTCAAGCATCACAATGAGCAGCGCCACATCAAAATCAACGGTGTCGAATACAAAGTACATCTGGCGTTAGACGACGGATACATCGAGGTCAAAGTCCACGACCTTTCCGAGAATATCAGCAACGACGATATTGCCTCTTATTTAAAGCAATATGGGATTGTGCACCAAGTAAAAGAACTTGTCTGGGGATCTACCTTTACTTATAAAGGTATCCCATCAGGAGTGCGTGTTGCAAAAATGACGCTTCATCGTCACATAAAATCGTATATCGCCATTCTCGGCGAAAATACTTTAATATCTTATAAAACTCAACCGAAAAGCTGTAAGTTTTGCCATCAATCCCTTCATCCAGGCAAAACTTGTTCGGAGAACAAAAAGGCAACCAAAAACAATACTGGAGCAACTGAGCAGTCCCCGCCGGCCGAAAGCGTATCTGTACTACCATCGCAAGCAAACGAATACGACGAACAGCAACAAACCATGCCGCCGCAGCAGTTGAAACGCACCGTTCGCCAATTGAGCTCATCGGAAACCACATCACCACCGCGTAAGAAGACGGATCAAAGAACAATCACGACAGAAGCAGTGgtacaatagaggtaataaactatagaggaagaatgtcgctggcgtcgctgccgaaacatcttttGCTGGCGGGGATAGGCAGGGACATAAGTGTCAAAGCCAA contains the following coding sequences:
- the LOC134288595 gene encoding DNA repair protein complementing XP-A cells homolog; the protein is MSDAGGSDLSEADRRRIEANRKRALSLRQARLTAHPYGGGGGGAGTDKPQRPQETAVAVGNVIKVSGTKYIDSGGGFLIEQRTCVDPQEQEPAVDEKEVEKDSVPIPIEYDECLDCGDRFADSYLMATFDYKVCDACRDSDGKHSLITRTEAKQEYLLKDCDLDKREPMLKFISRKNPHNVRWGEMKLYLHIQVEERALEVWGSEENLIKEKELREEKREITKVKKYNKRLKELRMDVRSSLYDKTSQAHQHSWGDGEVYNEEEDTYTRTCETCGHKETYEKM